One Diospyros lotus cultivar Yz01 chromosome 1, ASM1463336v1, whole genome shotgun sequence genomic window carries:
- the LOC127791046 gene encoding nuclear transcription factor Y subunit B-4-like, giving the protein MDMVGNIGSNSEIEGLNYSFAGGDGEDGVIKEQDRLLPIANVGRIMKRSLPANAKISKEAKETMQECVSEFISFVTGEASDKCHKEKRKTVNGDDICWALGSLGFDDYAKPLKRYLNRYRELEGERANQNKASTSEEKDETTVLSYRGEPPTSRKPSASSTNSFKFTIINETKNSFSRGYIN; this is encoded by the coding sequence ATGGATATGGTTGGTAATATAGGCTCCAACTCTGAGATAGAAGGCCTTAATTACAGTTTTGCAGGTGGCGATGGCGAGGATGGGGTGATTAAGGAGCAAGATCGGCTGCTGCCCATAGCCAATGTGGGGAGGATCATGAAGCGGAGCTTGCCTGCTAATGCTAAAATCTCAAAAGAGGCCAAAGAAACCATGCAAGAATGTGTGTCTGAATTTATCAGCTTTGTCACTGGAGAGGCATCGGACAAGTGTCACAAGGAGAAGCGAAAGACAGTGAACGGGGACGACATCTGTTGGGCTCTGGGGAGCCTAGGATTTGATGACTATGCCAAGCCACTGAAGAGGTATTTGAATAGATATAGGGAGCTAGAAGGGGAGAGAGCAAACCAAAATAAGGCCAGCACCAGTGAAGAAAAGGACGAAACTACCGTGTTGAGCTATAGAGGTGAGCCACCAACAAGTAGGAAACCTTCTGCGTCTTCTACTAATTCATTTAAGTTCACCATAATTAATGAAACTAAAAACTCTTTCTCCAGGGGGTATATTAATTAG